The DNA window TATTAAAAATAGTAAAAGCATGGAAGAAAAAACTACTTTTCTAAATGTTTTTACACTAATCTCTCTATGTTTAACATACAGAATTACGGCGCCTAAAATTGTAAAAACAATTGGTGACCTTTCAGCAAATAAGATATTTAATGCAATTGAAATTATAAACTGTACGAGGTAAAGGCTATTATTTCTAGTGAGATAAAAATAATATGCAACTATTCCTAGTAATGAAATGGCTTTAGTGGGAAAATCAACAAAACCACCTAATTTTGCCAATCTAATCCTCATGTGTCCAGAATCAGCAAACATTGGTGTTCCTCCAATGTAAACAAATTTCAATATGAAAAACAAAGCACATATAAAATATATAATATGAAATAGGTTTATTGTTTTTAATGAAATCTCTTTCGCTGAAAATTCAACTTTAGATTTAGATGTTGAATAGCCTAAAAAATAAAAAAAGATATAAAATACATAAAGCCAAAAATACTCAGTCGTATACCCTAACATTGTATGCCTCCACCCTAAACCATTAGGGATAAAAGCTAAAACACTAATTAGTACAAAAAATACAATATAAGAATGAGGATGATATATGTATTTTAACCATTTCATTTTGAAAAAGATTTAAAACTAACCCATGTTTTTATGTTCATTTTATGATATAAATATAAAGCTCCTAAAACATTCCATGTCATCATACCAAGTGCACTTGCGACAGCAACTCCTTCTAAACTATAGAAGTTTACTAAAACAACGCTTAAAATGAGATTTATGACCAATGCTATGCTAATAAAGTTTTGTAGTTTTACTTGTTTACCTGTCATTTGAAAAACAGGACCAACAGGGCCAGTTATAGCATTTGTTAATTGAGCAATCAGTAAAATTCTTAGCACTGTTTTGCCTTTAATATACTCTTCACCAAATATAGTTAGAACTAATTCTGGAAAACAAAAAATCAATAGAAATATTGGTAAGCTACTTAAAAAAATAATCTTAGAGGAAAACCGAACCGTTTCTTTTAATTCTTTTTGTTGCTTATTTTTATAATACGTTGCTATTTTTGGAGTTACAATTGTAGCAACAGCACTATAAATAAATGAAACAATTGCTGCAAGTTTGATAGCTGTACTATATATACCTATGTTTTCTTCTGAAACATAAAATCCTAAAACAAAAACATCACTCCAACCCATAATCATTACAATGGCAGAAGATATCATCATTGGGTAAGATTCTAAAATAATAAACTTATTGGTAAATGACTTATCTAAAGAAACGGATTTGTTTTTAAACCTAATGATAACATGCGAAAATATTGTAGTAGATACTAAAAACAAGCCTAGTAAATAGCTAATTATAGGAGCTTCTATGGTTTGTATTGAAACCAAATAAAAAACTAAAATAATTAAAAAAGGTAATAAGAATTTTAATAGATGAAAATAGATTCCAAAAGTTGTTGTTTCCTTTTCACCTTTAAAATAATTGCTTGATACATCTAATATTGATAAAAAAGGGATGGCAATTGCAGCAATTTTAATACTGTTTTCTACATTAGGTTTATCATACAT is part of the Psychroserpens ponticola genome and encodes:
- a CDS encoding flippase; this translates as MNSFLNTNKKEILGKGIKVFFIRGIGYVFGFLFTWILANKYGPYTQGVFAIAFLFLSIGNMISKLGIETALVKWIANSVDISEKKAIFFKSLRVTFISSVLVGLIIFLCAPLIALMYDKPNVENSIKIAAIAIPFLSILDVSSNYFKGEKETTTFGIYFHLLKFLLPFLIILVFYLVSIQTIEAPIISYLLGLFLVSTTIFSHVIIRFKNKSVSLDKSFTNKFIILESYPMMISSAIVMIMGWSDVFVLGFYVSEENIGIYSTAIKLAAIVSFIYSAVATIVTPKIATYYKNKQQKELKETVRFSSKIIFLSSLPIFLLIFCFPELVLTIFGEEYIKGKTVLRILLIAQLTNAITGPVGPVFQMTGKQVKLQNFISIALVINLILSVVLVNFYSLEGVAVASALGMMTWNVLGALYLYHKMNIKTWVSFKSFSK